The Halomonas qaidamensis genome includes the window GTCGCGGCAGTTACCCTATTGAAGTTGGCATTGCCCGTGCCGACGGTAGCTGCTGTGCGTTTCTTATTCAGCCGCTGGATGAGTGGGTACATTGGGATCCCAAAGCTGAGCTTTTGCACGGCATTTCCCGTGAGCGTTTACAGCGAGAGGGCTATCCTGTACGCCAAGTGGCACATTGGTTAAATGACGAACTCCGTGAACTTGGAAAGGCCTACAGCGACAGCTGGGGCTATGACAATACGTGGTTGTCGCTGCTGTTTCATCATGCGGGGATGCTGCCGCGCTTTCGTTTAGAGGCATTACGTATTTTGCTCAGCGAAGAGCAGCAAGCGCTATGGAGCAGCACAAAAGAAGCCGTCATCGCTGAGCGTGGTATCCATCGTCATCGCGCTGGTGAAGATGCACGTCTGTTACAACTCACCTATCAACGTACGCTTGTGCTGACGGAAGACGCTAAGCGCTAATCGGCTGCTTTTTAATGCCGCTGTCAGAGAAGCACATTATAGTGCCTATCTTTTTAGGCCAAACTAAGTTGGGCTTCTAATGCAGCCAATAGTTGGCTAGGTGTGGATGCATCCATCAACATATCGCGGGTCGTTTGAGCTAAGAAGCCGTGGCTGACGGTGCTGTCCAAAAAGGTAAGAAGTGGGGCATAAAAACCATCGGTATCAAGTAGACCCATGGGTTTGTCGTGAAGCCCTAAATAGCCCCAGGTCCAAATTTCAAACAGTTCCTCAAACGTACCTATCCCGCCAGGTAAGGCAATAAAAGCATCAGCGTTGGCCGCCATAGTGGCTTTGCGTTCGTGCATATTTGGCACGCGTATGAGTTCCGTTAAACCAAAGTGTGCCTGCTCGCGCTCGACAAGGTGGTCTGGCATTACACCAATTACCTTGCCGCCTGCTTCCAGCGTCGCGTTAGCAAGCTCACCCATTAAACCGATGCGCGCACCACCATAAACAAGGGTATGGCCGCGGTCTGCAATGGCAGTGCCAAGCGTATTGGCGGCCTGGCGAAAAGCGGTTGTATTTCCTTCTCGCGAGCCGAGATATACACAAATTCGTGCCATAGTAAGCATCCTTATTACTGATCAGCTGCTGATGAGTAAGCGGTTAATGTTAAGCCGTTAGTGAGAGGAGTGTTAACTTAGGCAGCGCTGAACATCGTAGTGTTCGTCCATCCATTGTCCGATGACGTTATTGCCGCATAAATGGTGAGCATATTGAGTATGCAGGCAGCGAACCTGTTGCCAGTTGCTAATGCCGCCGACGCCGCGTTCGGTCAGCACGTCGGTATAACCTAACTGAGTGACCTCATCCCGCTGTGCATCGCTCATATATGCCCAGCGTGCTTTAACGTAATCACGATGGCTTTGCTGGTAAGCGTCTAGAAATTCGGGCTCCTCCTGAAGGCGTTGTTCTAGTGACTTAATGACACCAACGGCTTCAATGCGGGAAATTTCGATTTTCAACAGATCAGAGCATAGCCAGTAAAGAGTTGGAAACGGTTTGCCATCGACAATGGGGGCCATGCGCAGCACTAGCGGAGTGCCTTTAGTGTCGGTCGCAGCAACGGCTTCAATACCGCGCGGGGCACGTCCAAGTTGTTGAGTGATAATAGCTAGCTGGCGCTCATTGGGCGCCTGGTCGGTACGAATTACCATTGCGGTGATGTCTCACTTTCGGTCATCTTGGACAAACTTATTTGAGCGGCCAACGGCGCGGAAAAAACAACGGTTTAACTGCTCGGGGGTGGCAACATAACGCCACTTCTCTTCGCAGTATTCTGCAGCTCGCGCCATTAATACATCATAAAGTCGGTTGAACGGGGCATCATAATCGTAGGGGTCTGCGCCGAACAAGCGGATATGCGGGTAGTCAGCAAAGCGATCTATAAAGTAGCGCTCAAGGTCGGCTTCAACGGCGCGATGCTGCGCCGTATTGTCAGGGTCGATCCAAAGGTTATAACGGATTGCCATGAAAATCTCCCAGCGCCCCGCCAAGCAGAGGGTGTCTTAAGCAGGCGTTGGCGCGCTGTGTAAGTGGGCGGATAGCGCATCGCGCAACTCGCCTTCAATAGGGACCGCGCGTTTTTCATGATGGTCGTATTGTACCAGTACGGTATGCCCTAGATTAGTAAGCGTACCATGCTGCCGGGCTTCTTGAGTCACTGTAAACGAGCTGGTACCTAAACGCGTCAAGTAGGTACGTAGTTCGATGTCGTGGCCGTAGAACAGTTCAGCGCGATAGTCGACTTCCATCCGGGCCATAATCAAGCGCCACTGTTTGGGGTTGAGGTCTGGCGTAAACAACCTGAATAAGTCGTTACGTGCTAGCTCAAACCAAGCGGGCAGACGGGTATTGTTAATATGGCCTAGGGCATCGGTGTCGTAAAAAGCCGGCTCAATCATACGGGTGAACATCAGGGTATCCTTATTGTTTGTTAGCTTGTTTATTCGCCATTTAGGCTAATCAGAATTACCCCTAGCGAGCGCTTGGTCAAGTAGCACGACGCTGATACCAAGCGGTTAATTGCATCCATCCCAGCAACCATAGGGTCGCGGCAGCAAAGCCTGCCAATGTGCCCCACAAAAGCCCTAGTGTGTTGTACGTATAGGAAACACATAGCGTATAACTCAGCAGCGAACCCAGCCCTATTGGGTAGTGTTTGATAACCGTTGCTACGGGAGCCACCCCATGATTGAGGTGCAGGATAAGCAAAAATGGCAGCATCGTGACAGGAAAGGCCGCCAATGTCCCTGCCCAAGCGGGTGGTAGCCAGTGTGCAAGTCGTGTAATCACGAAAATAATGACGGTGGCCAAACAGGCGCGCGCCGCTAAGGCGGATAGTGAAAAAGCACGACTGGCAGGGCTCTTTACATCAGGAATAGTGCGGAATAACACACTAAACACGGCGATGGCACATAGGGTCACAAGAGTGCCACTTAAACGCGTAAAACTGAATTGAGCAAGCACCGTGCTGACCGCGAACCATGCGATAAAGCCGCCGAATAAACCGCCCACAACGCCTTTAAATCCTGGTTGTCGGCCTGCCACCAAATAGCCAGCCCCAAGTGCCATTGTTGCAGTAAACCCAGCGAGTGTATGCACTGCGCTTTGGGTCGCAAAAAGAGGGGAAATTTCTAAACCAATAAAAAACAGGGCTAACGCCGTTCCAAGCGGATAGCCCGCTAACAGACCCGCTATACGTGGGCTGGCGCGCACTGCAATAGCGCCTAGCCCTAGTACCATGCTAATTGATAGGCCTAGTTTCGCCAGCTGCCAAGTGAGAGGAACCTCTATCATGGAGTGTTTTCCTTGCGGCTATTAAACCGTTACTATTGTTGTACAGTTGTTTGATCGACCTGCTTTGGCGCTACCGCTATTTAACTAATACCAGTTTACTATTAACAGACTAACTATTGCCTGTATGAGAGGCTGTTTCTCCCGTGACGCGATCAATCGATTCACGCACACACGCGCTTTCCCCACCTCCCAAGCCTGCCGGCTGTGAGCTGTGCCAGCGGGCGTCGCCACTGACCAAACACCACTTAATACCGCGCACCCTGCATAACAAGCCGCGTTATCAAAAACGTTACAGCCGTGAAGAGCGTCTAACCGCGATAGTGTGGCTTTGCCACCCGTGTCATAAGCATATACATCGTCTGTATAGCGAGCGCGAGTTAGCAGATCGTTTTGCCAGTCTAGAAGCGCTAATGAGTGATGATGACATACGCGCGTTTGTCGATTGGCTAGCCACCAAGCCCGCAGGCTTTAAGCCAAAGTCGTCGGTGCGCAAGCGCCATTAACTGCCCCAGCGCCAACTACACTAAGCGGAGCCCTTGTTGATCACGCCAGGCAGCTTCCAAGGCATTTTCTAGCGGCGCTTTTAGATGGGTTGGCAGTGCATCATGCGCAGCTTGAAGTGTCTCAAATGACCGATTACGTAGCCAACAGTAGGCCCAAGCACAGGCTTCGGCGTCGCTTTGCGGGGTGGGACGAGCTGGCATTTGGTTGAGCAAAAACACCGCAGTGCGTGGTGCCCAAAGTGGCATTTCGCCTTGCTCGTCGAGACTCCACTGCTCAAGTGTGGCACCGCTTGGCGTTGCATCTGGAGTACCTAACTTTGCGACCCGTGCCGTTTCAGCCAAAATAAGCGCTAGTTGATCAGTGTCGGCTTGGCCGAGCGAACGCCACTGCCGCAACAACGCAGAAAGCCCGGCGCGCATCTTGGTATAAAAGTCATCTTGCGGCATGCTCAGTCGTTACTCCCGAGAAGATAAGTGAGATCAGTTATGGCGTTTGATTTTGTCACGCCCATTGAAAGGCGCTCTCCCAAAGGGCGCGCTTCCAAAGGGCATTATGCCTCGCAAAAGTGGCACCGCTACGATGCAAATGTACTGCCGTTGTGGGTAGCGGATATGGACTTTCGCTCACCGCAGGCGGTGATTGATGCGCTACATGACCGCGTTGAGCACGGTGTCTATGGCTATGGTGAAGTGCCTGCTACATTAACAGATACTCTTTGCCAATGGAGCGCTCGCCACTATGGATGGTCTATTCAACCCGAATGGCAGCAGTGGCTGCCAGGGGTTGTGCCTGCGTTGCACTTTGCAGCCATGGCGCTAACCAAACCTGGTGACGGAATCCTCACGATTGCCCCGATTTACCCACCATTCCTGGCTGTTGCCGAGCGCACAGGACGGCAGGCCCAGCAAGCGATGTTAGCTGAGCCGACCACCCCTGGCGAGCCTTGGCAGTTGGATATTGACGCGTTAGAAGCCGCAATAACACCGCAAACCCGCCTGTTGCTGTGGTGTCATCCGCATAACCCAACAGGGCGCGTATGGAGTGATCATGAGCTGACCAAGTTGGCCTCGGTCATTGAGCGGCATGACTTATGGGTCGTCTCTGATGAGTTGCACTGCGATCTGCTGTTAAACGAGGGAGCTTCTCATCGCCCCTTGGCTGTCATGTTCCCTGAACTGGCCAAACGAATCATTACGCTGTGGGCGCCGTCAAAAACGTTCAATCTTGCGGGGCTGACCAGTGCCTGTGGGGTAATCCCGGATGCTGCGCTGCGTAAGCGCTTTGCGGCGGCCACAAAAGGCTTTTTGCCGGACGGAAATGTGTTGGGGCTAGTGGCGGCTGAAACGGCTTACCGCGAAGGTGAGCCATGGCGTCAGGCGCTGTTAGCAGTGCTGCGAGAGCATCGCGCTACGCTGCAAGCGCGAGTAGCGCTATGGCCTGGGGTGACCATGAGCGCGCCGGAATCCACCTACCTTGCGTGGCTGGATATGCGCGCAGCAGGGCTAGGCGATTCGCCCGCCAAGGCGTTATTGGAGCGGGCGGGCGTAGCGCTTTCTGATGGGGCGGCGTTTGGCTGCCCTGGTTTCGTGCGGCTTAATTTTGGAACCACCGCTTCTCAGTTAGAAGCGGCATTGGCGCGCATGGATGCGTTGTTAAAAGTCTGATCAGTACGAATCAGTACGAATTCATCAGTACAGCAGAGCAAATAGCTTGCGCCGATAGGTAACGGTTAGCGGATGATCGGCACCCAGAGCGTCGAAGACTTGCAGTAAGGTTTTACGGGCCGCGTCGTCGTTATAGGCGCGGTCATCCTTCATCAAGCCCAGTAGCCCCTCAAGGCCGGCTTCGTAATGGCTATCGGCAACTTGACGCAGAGCACGCTGATACCGCGCCTCACTGTCGTTGCGATCACCTAACGCGGCGATGTCTTCGACAGAGAGTGCCTGCTCGCTAAATTCGATGCTGGCTCGTACGCCGCGGGCGGGTGCCGCATCGCGCTCTTCAGGGGGTAAATTGTCGAGCACGCTGCGGGCATCATCGCCGCGTTTCTCAGCCACCAGTGCACGTGCAAGGCCAATCTGATAGGCGTAGTGCTCAGGATACTGGCTAATTAAGGTTTGATAGATTTCGCGCGCGCCTGCTGCATCGCCCGCTGCTAATGCCTCTTCGGCTTGATCTTCTGGACTAGGCGGTGCTTCACCTGGGGCAGGGAAGTAACGGTTTAACCACTCGCGCACTTCCTTTTCAGGTAATACGCCTTGGAAACTATCGACCAAACCACCTTGGCTAACGAGCTTAACATCGGGTGCTGAGCGTACGCCTAACTGACTAGCGATTTCCGGATTAACGTCAATATCCAGTTTGCCAAGCAGGAAGGCACCCGCGTACTCAACGGCTAACTTTTCCAACACCAATAGCAGGGCATTGCCACTGGCGTTTGAAGGCGAATAACAGCCCAGTAGCACGGGCACTTGCATTGATGCTTCAAGCACTTGCTGAATATTGCCAGCGTTAAGCTCAATAATCACTTCTTCGGGTGTCACGGAAGGGCGAGCTGTGCCCGCTTCTTCGTTGCCGGTATTAGCGGGTTCCGTAGTTAACGGATTGCCGGTACGGGGGTCAATAATGGACATGGCTAAGCTCTGCATCGCTTGAAAAGGATTACTACATGATATGCAGGCAATAGAAGAAGGATTCAAGGAAACGAAGGCAAATAAAGTAAGGCAGGTCGATGATCATTGGTACAGAAGCATCATGATGAAACGTAAATGCTCGCCAACTTGGCTACCCCTTTTGGCTAGTGGCAAAACGTCGCAGGTGTTTTTATATCTTTTCAGCTACTCTAATCGCATGAGGTTATTTGCTTAGAGGTTTTTGTTATGAAAAATAGTATGAATTATAGGTCTGGGTTTTCCTTTCGTGGGGCAGCTCTGGTCACGCTAGCAGGCTTAGCCATGAGTATGGCCACTATCGCTCAAGGGGAAGAAGCAGAAGCCTATCGAGAAACACAGCTTGGTTTGTATGTAACAGCCAAAGAAGCTTATGACTTATTACAGCAAGACGAGAATGCACTGTTAATTGATGTGCGTGATCCTGTCGAAATCAAATTCACAGGGTTTGCCGCTCCTACTGATATTCATGTGCCTTGGGTGCTAGCAGACCGCTCTGAATTCGACGCAGATAAAAAGACATGGCCTATGGTGCGCAACCCTGATTTTGCTGAACAAATTAAAGCTGCACTTGAAGCGCATCAAGCAAACGACGATACCCCCATCATTGTGATGTGCCGTTCAGGAGCAACACGCAGTGCACCAGCCGCTGATCTCATTGCAGAAATGGGGTTTTCAGACGTGTACTCCGTCAGCGATGGCTTTGAGGGTGGCACGCTGGCTGAAGGCGATTCAAAAGGCGTGAGAGCACGTGATGGTTGGCGTAATTCGGGGCTGCCCTGGAGCTATGAAATTGACCCAGATGTGGCATGGCACGAATGAAAAGCGGGTAAAGACAGGCACTTTAGTCAAGATCACACCCTATAACGAAAGACAAACAACGAGCAATCTACCTTCAAGGAGATAACGATGCGTAAAACATTACTCATGTCAGGTGCATTCGCGTTAGCGCTACCCCTGGTTGCTGTTGCAGATAACCATGGTGATGAGGGCGAAAAAGCTCTAATGATTCTCACCAGTGATGCACTGCAAACCCAAACGATGGCGATGATTTTAGGCAATGCTATGCGACAGCAGGGCACAGATCTCCACATTTTATTGTGTGATGCTGCTGGTGACCTGGCCGTAGATGGCTATGAAAGCGAAGAAGCAGTAAATACCCCGCCGAGCAACCCAGCAGGGCAAGTTAAGCCAGAAGGTATGCTGAAAATGCTGATGGGCGAGGGTGTTGGTGTGGATGTCTGCGCCATTTACCTGCCTAACACCGATCACAGCGAAGAAGACCTGTTAGAAGGTGTTGGTGTGGCTGCTCCTGGCCCGATAGCTGAAATGATGCGCGACCCTGCTATTCCGGTTTACAGTTTCTAACTATTAGCGCTATCGCTCGCAATAAAAGCCGCTGTTATCGAAAGATAACGGCGGCTTTTTTATTAGTGTGGCAGCTATAAGCATGCCGCCCGACCCTTCGATGTCAATGCAACTCCCCGAAACCACCGTACTGACGGCTTGGTCTCCTTTTGCAATACAATAAGACTTAACACAGTAAAATTGTCACCATCTATGACATTCACGGCAAATGGCTTGCCCTATGCTGGCATGGATAGCGTTATTAGCATAAGAAGAGTAAAAGCTAATATAAGTAGTGCGTTTTAAATAGCGTGTTAATAGTTCTGGATCGTTTGTTAAGCTTGCTAATAAGATATGTATAACAGACGTATGTCTGTTAGCCATACGTCAATGTTATTTACGTCTTCCTCAAATTACCGTTTTCTCTGTTTCATGTTTCAACTCGATTTCTACCACGCATTTTCGCTCGATAGAGGGCTTCATCAACTCGCTGGGCGATTAATTGGGAATTTTCTTGGGGGGCTCGTTCTGCGACACCAAAACTGGCGGTGACAGTTCCAATTTTTTCAAAATGGTAGGCAGCGACTGCCTGCCTTAGCTTTTCAGCAATATTTTTAGCGGCCTCCAATTGGGTTTGCGGCAGTATTATCATGAACTCTTCTCCTCCCCACCGACCATGAAGATCAATGCCGCGAATAGTGTCATTGACTAGCTTTGTAACCGTTTTCAAAACCTCATCACCCGCGTTATGACCAAATTGATCATTGACCTGCTTGAAATGGTCGAGATCGTACATAATCAGTGAAAACGGCGTGTCGTAGCGGGCTGTGCGTTCTACCTCATACGCTAATAAACGGCTGATCTCTTGCCGGTTGGTAATGCCGGTAAGGCCGTCAGTAATCGCCATCGTACGGACACGCTCTTCAGCTAGCTTGCGCTGAGTGATATCTAACAGTATCCCTGTCCATAAAATGGAGCCATCGACTTCCTTTTTGGCTGCCGAGCGGCTCTCTATCCAGCGAATAGAGCCATCTCCGTGGAGAATGCGGAACTCTGACTGAGCGTGCGCTAACTGCTTGGCGGTTTTTTGAATATTGGCTTCTACCATCGCGGCATCTTCGGGAAGTATGCGCGACATAATGGGGGCTGCTCCTGAACGATAAAGCTCCTCTAATGAAAGGCCTCCCAGCTCGACAGCCCCTTCACTAAAGTAAGGGAAGCTGCGTGTACCCTCTGGGGTCATGCGGTATTGATAAAGTGCGCCAGGAACCTGAGAGGCGATGCTTTGAAGCAGCTCTTCTTTATGCCGCAATCGTTCTTCCGTTAGTTTGCGTTTTGTAATATCACGAGCAATGCAGAAAATCAGGTTTTCTCCCTGATAAAGAACGCTATTGTTGCTGAGTTCTACATCGATAATAGCGCCGTCTTTGCGACGTTGCTGCGTATTAAAATGTTCGCCTGAATTATCGACAGTTAGCAACATCTGCTGTAGTTCACACTGGGAAAATTGTGTATCCCAGTCCCATACATAAAGTTCTTTCATCGCTTCGACGGTATAACCGAGCATATCGGCATAACACTGGTTCACACGGTACACGCTACCATTTTGTCTGAGTACCACCATGCCATCCCCAGACTGTTCAAACAGCGCGGACCAAAGTACAGCTTCTTCTGTTGGTTTTTTCATACTTAGATTCTGAATAATAAAGACTTTAATATTTGAATAATAAAAAGAAGTTTAATCTTAAATGGACGTCATATCAGCATATTATTGACGAAGCGTGTCATTTATTACGCTTGTCAGTGTAGGCACTTTTAATTAATCATGTGAAAAAAATTGCTTATAAACTATTCAGCAACAATCATCGACAGTATTGCCTAAAGTGATTTACCACTCTCCATTATCGATACGCATCTTATCTTTGACACCATAGTTGTAGAGGTAGCACCAAGCGCTGCCATGCCGGGTCTGGAAGATCTCACGGCAATAGGTGCCTGTTAACGGAGCGTGATGGCAATACTCTTCTAGCTGGTCAAGCAATGCCAATTGGTCGCTGTTAATTGCATAGACTTCTACTAATGCACCTTGGGAGGCTTTCTGCTTCGCTCCTGGGTAGGGGCCAAGGTCATACAGTGTCAGAGCGGTCAGGTAGTCATGACCTAACAGCGCTGTGCCGCCCAACCAGTGGTGGTTGCGTTGCCCACGTTTCAAGGTGCCATATACCGCGACGCGGGGGCACCGGGCTATGTCGCGCTTTAAGTTATCCATAAGAGTGCTCTTCAATGTAACGCGACCTGAAAAGAAAGATATAGCTGCTATTCATTCATGAGTTCCTTGCTTGTCATGCTGGCGTAGAGGATAAGATGCTAAGAATAAATTATGTGGTGCCGCCTGCTTTATGGAAATTAAATGATGAAAAAATTGATTAACCGTTTGCCCATGTACGTGAAATTTGCCCTAGTACTGACGTTACCACTGCTTGCCTTGGCGTGGTTTACAGTAAACGGGGTGCTTGACCGGCAAGCGGCGGTAAAGGAACTGCAACGGCTGCAAACGATGACAGCGTTGGCACAACATGCCGGTGATTGGATACATGAAATGCAGCGTGAACGGGGTATGTCATCCGGCTATTTGGCAAGCGAAGGTGAGGCGTTTGGGGAGCGCTTGAGCCAGCAGCGTGCCGCAACCGATGTGGCTGCTGAGGCGTTTATTCAACAGCGTGAGGAACTAGACGGCAAAACGTTAAGTACAGCCGCCAGTGGCCAGCTTGATCAACTTATTCAACAGTGGCAGCGAACGGCTGAATTACGCCGTGAGGTCGATCAGTTATCCGTAGGGATGACATTAGCACTTAATCATTACACGGGTATTAACCACCAGCTGATGAGCTTAGTGGGATCACTTGCTCAGCAAACCAGTGAGGGGGAGATCAGTCGTCAACTTGCTGCGTATTTTAACCTTCTTCAAGCGAAAGATTTAGCGGGCATTGAACGTGCCATGCTATCGGCAGCGTTTAGCGCGGATGGTATGAGCTTTGAAATGCTGAACCGTTATCTCTCCTTATTGGGTGAAGAGGTTGCCTTTCTAACTGGGTTTCGCGCATTTGCTGCAGTAGAAACTCAAAAGCAGCTTGATGATGCCTTGAGCGGCCCGGAGATTGAGCGCTTGATTGAACGACGTGAGCTGGCTATCCAGCAGTACAACGTGGGCGGTTATAACGTTGATCCTAACGAATGGTTTGAGTGGCAAACTGTTAAAATAGGTCGCCTGAAAGCGCTTGAAAACAGCGTAGCCGAGGGAATAATTACAACTACAGCGGACATGCAACGTGCCGCTCAAAATGCCCTGTGGCGTTATATTATCATCTCGCTCTTAGCCACCATACTGGCTGTTGTGATGGCGATATTAATAGTGCGTACCCTGACTCGCCCTTTAACTGCCGCCCTGGCTAATATCTCTTCGCGCGGCAATGATTTAACGCAGCGGCTAGCGGTGCCGGGTTCAGACGAGCTTTCTCGACTTTACCGAGCCTTTAATGATGCTTCGGGAGATACGGAAGCGCTCATTGGAGAAATTAAGCGCAACGCGCAGTCGGTGGAGCTGGCCAGTGGTGAAATCGCCCAAGGTAACCAAGATTTAGCTCAGCGCACGGAAGAGCAATCGGCCTCGTTGGTGCAAACGGCTTCTAGCCTTGAAGAAATTACCGCCACCGTTCGTCAAACCGCTGAGAATGCCCATGAAGCGCAACGCATGACGAAGGAGGTTGCATCAGAAGCTGAAGACGCCTCCTCCATTGCGCAAAGAGCCCAGGAAGCCATGCGGCATATCCATGAATCCAGTGACCAAGTAACCACGATCATCGCGGCGATTGACAATATTGCCTTTCAAACTAATTTGTTGGCGCTGAACGCGTCTGTGGAAGCTGCCCGTGCCGGTGAGCATGGCCGTGGGTTTGCGGTTGTTGCCAGTGAAGTGCGCAAGCTAGCCAGCCGTAGTGCAGAAGAAGCGAACCAAATACGCCACTTAATTGATAACAACATCGCTAAAATTAACGAGGGCGAAAGCTTAGTAACGTCTACTAGCAGTACCTTGACGACCATTTCTGAGCGTGTTCAAAAGGTTGCACGGCTGATGGAAGAGATGGCTTCCGCTACGAATGAACAGTCCGCCGGTGTTGAGCAAATTAATAGTGCCATGGGTCAGTTAGAAGAGGTTACCCAGCAAAACGCAGCGCTTGTGGAAGAAGTCGCCGCTGCTAGCCGCTCGCTAGATGAACAAGCAGAAGAAATGTCCGGGAGAATCAGTAAGTACCACGTCGGGTCAGCCCCTTCGGAAAGCACCCCGCTTCTCAAGGCTGACTATCGTACCCAGCAGGCTTTTTAGTATCTCCTATACTCTGGGTTCATTTATTGTTTTTTAAGGTAATTTGCTATGAAAAAAAATGATTTACCCTCGGCAGCGGGCGATGTAGCGGAGCAGTATCCTGACATTTGGGAGGCTTATGCAGCGCTAGGTAAGGCCTGTGCTGAAGCTGGCCCGCTAGATGCGCGCAGCCGCCGCTTGATTAAGCTATCGCTGGCGATAGGTGCCCGTTCCGAAGGGGCGGTCCACTCCCATGTTCGCCGTGCCCTGGAGGAGGGCTTAAGCTCTGAAGAGCTTAAACAAGTCGCCATGTTGGCGATTCCTACGGCTGGGTTTCCGGCCGCTGTGGCAGCCTTGACCTGGATTGAGGATATTACCGATCCTCAGTAGCGGTTCCCCGCGATACTCGCCATGTGCGTATGTACATAAACACACAACCCGGGCCTAGGCCCGGGTTGTGTGCGTTTGTGACAGGATTGATGAACGTTGAGATTTTCCTGTTCTATAGATCTTACTGTTCTTTAGGTCTTACTGTTCTTGAGAGATTGCGTTTCGATATCTCTGTCGACAGAAGAAACATAGTACTCGTCGTCGAAGGCCCCTTCAGGTTCCTTGAGCCACACTAGGCAAATCACCCAGCTAATGAACGCGCCAGCAGCGATGATGTAGAAGAACTGCGAGGGGGTGACAAATGTAAAGATAGTCAGGTACACCACAGCACCCACGTTGCCGTAGGCACCTGCCATGCCTGAAATTTGCCCTGTGATGCGGCGTTTGATGGAGGGAATAATACCGAACGTCGCTCCTTCAGCTCCCTGCACGAAAATCGACGTGCCGATGGTCACTGCAATGGCCAGAATCAACGGCCAGCTTGAATTGAGTAATGCCATCATTAAGAAACCTACGCTAATGCCGAACATGTAGCACAGCATCACAAAACGCCGGTTACCCATGCGGTCAGACACCATAC containing:
- a CDS encoding acyl-CoA thioesterase — protein: MFTRMIEPAFYDTDALGHINNTRLPAWFELARNDLFRLFTPDLNPKQWRLIMARMEVDYRAELFYGHDIELRTYLTRLGTSSFTVTQEARQHGTLTNLGHTVLVQYDHHEKRAVPIEGELRDALSAHLHSAPTPA
- a CDS encoding sensor domain-containing diguanylate cyclase → MKKPTEEAVLWSALFEQSGDGMVVLRQNGSVYRVNQCYADMLGYTVEAMKELYVWDWDTQFSQCELQQMLLTVDNSGEHFNTQQRRKDGAIIDVELSNNSVLYQGENLIFCIARDITKRKLTEERLRHKEELLQSIASQVPGALYQYRMTPEGTRSFPYFSEGAVELGGLSLEELYRSGAAPIMSRILPEDAAMVEANIQKTAKQLAHAQSEFRILHGDGSIRWIESRSAAKKEVDGSILWTGILLDITQRKLAEERVRTMAITDGLTGITNRQEISRLLAYEVERTARYDTPFSLIMYDLDHFKQVNDQFGHNAGDEVLKTVTKLVNDTIRGIDLHGRWGGEEFMIILPQTQLEAAKNIAEKLRQAVAAYHFEKIGTVTASFGVAERAPQENSQLIAQRVDEALYRAKMRGRNRVET
- a CDS encoding gamma-glutamylcyclotransferase family protein, giving the protein MDNLKRDIARCPRVAVYGTLKRGQRNHHWLGGTALLGHDYLTALTLYDLGPYPGAKQKASQGALVEVYAINSDQLALLDQLEEYCHHAPLTGTYCREIFQTRHGSAWCYLYNYGVKDKMRIDNGEW
- a CDS encoding MalY/PatB family protein; the encoded protein is MAFDFVTPIERRSPKGRASKGHYASQKWHRYDANVLPLWVADMDFRSPQAVIDALHDRVEHGVYGYGEVPATLTDTLCQWSARHYGWSIQPEWQQWLPGVVPALHFAAMALTKPGDGILTIAPIYPPFLAVAERTGRQAQQAMLAEPTTPGEPWQLDIDALEAAITPQTRLLLWCHPHNPTGRVWSDHELTKLASVIERHDLWVVSDELHCDLLLNEGASHRPLAVMFPELAKRIITLWAPSKTFNLAGLTSACGVIPDAALRKRFAAATKGFLPDGNVLGLVAAETAYREGEPWRQALLAVLREHRATLQARVALWPGVTMSAPESTYLAWLDMRAAGLGDSPAKALLERAGVALSDGAAFGCPGFVRLNFGTTASQLEAALARMDALLKV
- a CDS encoding DUF501 domain-containing protein, whose protein sequence is MVIRTDQAPNERQLAIITQQLGRAPRGIEAVAATDTKGTPLVLRMAPIVDGKPFPTLYWLCSDLLKIEISRIEAVGVIKSLEQRLQEEPEFLDAYQQSHRDYVKARWAYMSDAQRDEVTQLGYTDVLTERGVGGISNWQQVRCLHTQYAHHLCGNNVIGQWMDEHYDVQRCLS
- a CDS encoding LOG family protein → MARICVYLGSREGNTTAFRQAANTLGTAIADRGHTLVYGGARIGLMGELANATLEAGGKVIGVMPDHLVEREQAHFGLTELIRVPNMHERKATMAANADAFIALPGGIGTFEELFEIWTWGYLGLHDKPMGLLDTDGFYAPLLTFLDSTVSHGFLAQTTRDMLMDASTPSQLLAALEAQLSLA
- a CDS encoding co-chaperone YbbN translates to MSIIDPRTGNPLTTEPANTGNEEAGTARPSVTPEEVIIELNAGNIQQVLEASMQVPVLLGCYSPSNASGNALLLVLEKLAVEYAGAFLLGKLDIDVNPEIASQLGVRSAPDVKLVSQGGLVDSFQGVLPEKEVREWLNRYFPAPGEAPPSPEDQAEEALAAGDAAGAREIYQTLISQYPEHYAYQIGLARALVAEKRGDDARSVLDNLPPEERDAAPARGVRASIEFSEQALSVEDIAALGDRNDSEARYQRALRQVADSHYEAGLEGLLGLMKDDRAYNDDAARKTLLQVFDALGADHPLTVTYRRKLFALLY
- a CDS encoding rhodanese-like domain-containing protein, producing the protein MNYRSGFSFRGAALVTLAGLAMSMATIAQGEEAEAYRETQLGLYVTAKEAYDLLQQDENALLIDVRDPVEIKFTGFAAPTDIHVPWVLADRSEFDADKKTWPMVRNPDFAEQIKAALEAHQANDDTPIIVMCRSGATRSAPAADLIAEMGFSDVYSVSDGFEGGTLAEGDSKGVRARDGWRNSGLPWSYEIDPDVAWHE